One part of the Rhizobium indicum genome encodes these proteins:
- a CDS encoding molybdopterin-dependent oxidoreductase, which produces MTRTGMHMIRKGFSFKGPANGIHALNSWITPEEDLFLVTHMGFLNIDPDHWHLDVDGLVGTPTRLRLSDLQAMPQREYMSFHECAGSPLAPTVAKRRIGNVVWKGVPLSLVLERAKISTDTSYVWTSGLEWGEYAEIEETYQKELPIEKALAEEVLLALEINGRPLTPERGGPVRLVVPGWYGTNSVKWVGSITAADRRASGAYTTRFYNDPTASGTKPVWDVAPESVIVSPSPNDLLSADMPTKIWGWAWGDRRISSVEVSVDGGGSWQTASLGPREGRSWQRFELTWSPEPGPHVLLCRCKNELGEEQPASDARNAVHSVQVQVDF; this is translated from the coding sequence ATGACTCGGACGGGTATGCACATGATACGGAAGGGTTTCTCCTTCAAAGGGCCGGCGAACGGGATTCACGCCCTCAACTCCTGGATCACTCCGGAGGAAGATCTCTTTCTGGTCACGCATATGGGGTTCCTGAACATCGACCCCGACCATTGGCATCTGGATGTCGATGGCCTCGTGGGCACCCCAACGAGATTGCGTCTCTCGGATCTTCAAGCCATGCCTCAGCGCGAGTACATGTCATTTCACGAATGCGCTGGAAGCCCTCTTGCCCCGACAGTTGCCAAGCGCAGGATCGGAAATGTGGTTTGGAAAGGCGTGCCGCTGTCGCTTGTTCTGGAACGTGCAAAGATCAGCACCGATACGTCATATGTATGGACTTCCGGCCTCGAGTGGGGCGAATACGCTGAAATTGAAGAAACCTATCAAAAAGAACTGCCTATCGAGAAGGCACTCGCAGAAGAGGTTCTTCTTGCACTTGAGATCAACGGCCGGCCGCTCACTCCGGAGCGTGGAGGTCCGGTTCGACTGGTTGTGCCGGGTTGGTATGGCACAAACTCAGTAAAATGGGTTGGTTCGATCACGGCTGCGGATCGGCGCGCAAGCGGCGCCTATACGACGCGGTTCTATAATGACCCCACCGCGTCGGGAACGAAGCCGGTTTGGGACGTGGCCCCGGAGTCCGTTATCGTATCGCCGTCCCCAAATGATCTGCTGTCAGCGGACATGCCAACGAAAATATGGGGCTGGGCTTGGGGAGATCGCCGGATCTCTAGCGTCGAGGTCAGCGTGGACGGTGGAGGCTCATGGCAGACTGCCTCACTAGGGCCGCGCGAGGGAAGAAGTTGGCAGCGGTTCGAGTTGACTTGGTCGCCGGAGCCAGGCCCCCACGTCCTGTTATGTCGCTGCAAAAACGAGCTTGGGGAAGAACAGCCGGCATCTGATGCGAGAAACGCGGTGCACTCGGTTCAAGTTCAAGTTGATTTCTAG
- a CDS encoding carbohydrate kinase family protein, translating into MIVVCGDALIDFLPVALPEGGSGYIPVCGGSCCNIATAIGRLGGKVGFMGGLSEDFFGAMLVQQFNEAGIDLRYATRLPFDTTLAFVRLGDDEPEYAFYDSGSAARHWTLKGAPSLGTEVDVLHIGSVTLIHPPVSSACESLFENEQGKRVLSIDPNCRPGLAQDPEAYRQRLNRLCGMADIVKLSVTDLGFMQPGVGPHSAAESWLSNQAKIVLVSRGAGGATVYLAGGRVVEVPARPARVVDTVGAGDALIAGFLTHLQQSGDLHRDSIGALTGDRARKALEFAAHVASLACEHRGSDPPWRREIIVAGYDESSQM; encoded by the coding sequence ATGATCGTTGTCTGCGGTGATGCCTTGATTGACTTCTTGCCGGTCGCGCTCCCGGAAGGTGGCAGTGGCTACATCCCTGTCTGTGGTGGATCCTGCTGCAACATCGCGACTGCGATTGGCAGGTTAGGCGGGAAAGTCGGATTCATGGGAGGGCTGTCCGAGGATTTTTTTGGCGCCATGCTGGTTCAGCAATTCAACGAAGCGGGGATTGATCTTCGCTATGCAACCCGCCTGCCTTTCGACACGACGTTGGCTTTTGTGCGTCTGGGCGACGACGAGCCTGAGTATGCGTTCTATGACAGCGGCAGTGCGGCACGGCACTGGACGCTGAAAGGGGCACCATCTTTGGGCACCGAGGTTGACGTCCTGCACATCGGTTCGGTCACGTTGATTCACCCCCCTGTCTCGAGCGCTTGCGAGTCGCTGTTCGAGAACGAACAGGGTAAGCGCGTGCTCTCAATCGATCCAAACTGCCGGCCCGGTCTGGCGCAGGATCCAGAGGCATATCGCCAGCGTCTCAATCGCCTCTGCGGTATGGCTGATATCGTAAAGCTGTCGGTGACGGATCTCGGATTCATGCAGCCGGGTGTTGGGCCGCATTCAGCAGCGGAGAGTTGGCTTTCAAACCAGGCCAAGATCGTCCTCGTCAGCCGGGGTGCGGGGGGCGCAACGGTTTATCTTGCGGGTGGCAGAGTCGTTGAAGTTCCAGCACGCCCTGCAAGGGTTGTTGATACCGTTGGAGCCGGAGACGCACTCATTGCAGGCTTTCTCACCCATCTCCAGCAGAGCGGCGACTTGCATCGCGATAGCATCGGTGCCTTGACGGGTGACCGGGCTCGCAAAGCTCTCGAGTTTGCCGCACATGTTGCAAGTCTTGCCTGCGAGCACCGCGGAAGTGACCCGCCGTGGCGCAGAGAAATCATCGTGGCTGGATACGACGAGAGCAGTCAAATGTGA
- a CDS encoding alpha/beta fold hydrolase produces MSWIANQDALMQSFAVFSCDLPAHGGQPPGRTGMKISEMADELIDALARQNDRFVVVGHSLGGAIAIELAARRPDLVAGLGLIAPAGLGKEVGREFLSELPELSELGSALALLQRLVSRPRLITPPIAQRLLDHLERPGIRAALRALASELSHVETSIEPHVASIAVSRVPRIVIWGEEDTINPIDRPRLSRFNAQVLTLPDTGHLPHVEASRAVSRHLCEFLKSAVLELGG; encoded by the coding sequence ATGAGCTGGATAGCCAATCAGGACGCGCTCATGCAGTCGTTTGCGGTTTTTAGCTGCGATCTGCCTGCGCATGGCGGTCAACCGCCTGGCAGGACTGGCATGAAAATCTCGGAGATGGCCGATGAACTGATTGACGCACTCGCGCGACAGAACGATCGCTTTGTAGTGGTGGGGCATTCACTGGGCGGCGCAATCGCCATCGAACTGGCAGCCCGCCGACCGGATTTGGTCGCCGGCCTTGGCCTGATCGCACCGGCTGGTCTGGGCAAAGAGGTCGGTCGAGAATTTCTGAGCGAACTGCCTGAACTTAGCGAGTTGGGCTCTGCGTTGGCGCTACTTCAGCGTTTGGTCTCGCGCCCGCGCCTGATAACGCCACCGATCGCTCAACGGCTCCTCGATCACCTGGAACGACCGGGCATTCGTGCCGCTCTTAGAGCCCTGGCTTCGGAGTTAAGCCATGTCGAGACCTCGATTGAACCCCATGTGGCCTCCATAGCCGTCAGCAGAGTTCCGCGGATCGTCATTTGGGGAGAGGAAGACACGATAAATCCGATCGACCGTCCGAGACTGTCGAGGTTCAACGCTCAAGTGCTGACTCTGCCGGATACCGGGCATCTTCCTCACGTTGAGGCAAGCAGAGCCGTAAGCCGACATCTTTGTGAATTTCTGAAGAGTGCCGTATTGGAATTGGGGGGATGA
- a CDS encoding sugar phosphate isomerase/epimerase family protein — protein sequence MTKFGMHFSLWAPEWTTEAANAAIPQAARYGLEIIEIPLFEPAKIDLDHAKSIIRDHGLQATASLCLPEDKMAHLAPEACTQYLFQVLDAAHHIGCSMLTGVTYSALGYKTGVPPTSSEYEAVVRALKPVARRAAELGMTFGVEPCTRFDTHILNTAAQGIWLLEQIDEPNTFVHLDTYHMNVEENGFDDGIRRAAGRSPYIHLSESHRGVPGTGTVDWELVFRTLRDTGFDGDLVIESFVSVPPQLAAALCMWRPAAPNAGAVLDQGLPYLRGLATRYGL from the coding sequence ATGACAAAATTCGGAATGCACTTCAGTCTGTGGGCGCCCGAGTGGACGACAGAGGCGGCCAACGCCGCAATCCCTCAGGCGGCGCGATACGGGCTGGAAATAATCGAGATCCCTTTGTTCGAGCCGGCCAAAATCGATCTGGATCACGCAAAGTCGATAATCCGAGATCATGGTCTTCAGGCAACCGCGTCGCTTTGCCTGCCCGAAGACAAGATGGCGCACCTGGCTCCGGAAGCCTGTACGCAATATCTGTTTCAAGTTCTCGACGCCGCTCACCACATTGGGTGCTCCATGCTGACTGGCGTCACCTACTCGGCGCTCGGCTACAAGACCGGTGTTCCCCCAACAAGTAGCGAGTACGAAGCGGTGGTTCGGGCACTGAAGCCGGTAGCCCGGCGCGCTGCTGAACTCGGCATGACGTTCGGTGTCGAACCTTGCACACGCTTCGACACCCACATCCTCAATACGGCCGCGCAAGGAATATGGCTGCTTGAGCAAATCGATGAACCGAATACCTTCGTCCACCTCGACACCTATCACATGAACGTAGAGGAGAATGGTTTCGACGACGGCATCCGCCGGGCCGCGGGACGCTCTCCCTATATTCACCTTTCCGAAAGTCATCGCGGTGTCCCAGGCACCGGTACCGTAGATTGGGAACTGGTCTTCCGGACATTGCGCGACACCGGATTCGATGGCGATCTTGTCATTGAGAGCTTTGTCTCGGTACCGCCACAGCTTGCTGCGGCACTCTGCATGTGGCGGCCGGCCGCGCCCAATGCTGGCGCTGTACTTGATCAGGGGCTGCCGTATTTGCGCGGCTTGGCGACACGCTACGGCCTCTGA
- a CDS encoding lipoyl domain-containing protein: MDIPIIMPNLGNEIDEAQIDEWFKTEGDMVTEGEQLVLITTPKVTMEIEAPATGILKKILVPADELAAVGSTLGIIET, from the coding sequence ATGGATATCCCGATCATCATGCCGAATCTCGGAAACGAAATCGACGAGGCCCAGATCGACGAGTGGTTCAAGACGGAAGGCGACATGGTCACCGAAGGTGAACAACTCGTCCTGATCACGACACCCAAGGTCACCATGGAAATCGAAGCCCCAGCGACAGGCATTCTGAAGAAAATCCTGGTTCCCGCAGACGAGCTTGCGGCAGTGGGCTCCACGCTTGGGATCATCGAGACGTGA
- a CDS encoding alpha-ketoacid dehydrogenase subunit alpha/beta: protein MPKEIHIDPRIFKVRSTLQAPSIPIHAYDENIEAERARYGDEGLLQILRDMMIIREFETILASLKGKGAYCGIEFNYKGPAHLSIGQEAAAVGAAASLEPHDHIFGSHRSHGEFIAKGLSAIRKLPDDALRLIMESHERGTLLRTVETSLQGPKTSETAENFLLLGLLSEIFMRSTGFNRGMGGSMHAFFPPFGTYPNNAIVGASAGIATGAALRKKLAGASGITVANAGDGSTGCGPVWEAMNFAAMAQFETLWADAFKGGLPVLFFFTNNFYAMGGQTIGETMGWDRLSRIGLAVNQQAIHAETVDGTNPLAVADAVARKRELLVQGRGPALLDVECYRSSGHSTTDINSYRTKDEIQAWEQHDPIILFSNRLQEAGIVTAGQVAELREQTTDRMRSITAIAVDPALTPPVDIHADPTLIGKLMFSNTNIELPSQEVSLLKPVNEVSRIRQDAKKSRYGFAEDGAKLSPMRAITLRDALFESVLHHMTHDGSLVAYGEECREWGGAFGVYRGLAEILPHDRLFNSPISEAAIVATAVGFALEGGRALVELMYGDFLGRAGDEVFNQMAKWQSMSGGELKVPVVLRCSIGSKYGAQHSQDWTALCAHIPGLKVVYPATPYDAKGLLASALSGNDPVVFFESQRLYDTVEEFRNEGVPTGYYQLPIGEPDCKRAGEDVTILTVGPSLYSALAAAEELESTFGISVEVIDARSLVPFNYEPVLASIRKTGRIVLVSEASERGSFLMTLAANITRFGYETLHAAPRVIGSPNWIVPGAEMESTYFPQKDDIIDVITSELFPGQRSNRRSIRDWDDRELARLGL from the coding sequence ATGCCCAAGGAAATCCACATCGACCCTAGGATCTTCAAGGTGCGCAGCACGCTGCAAGCACCCTCAATTCCTATCCACGCGTACGATGAGAATATCGAGGCGGAACGTGCCCGGTATGGCGACGAAGGATTGCTGCAAATTCTGCGCGATATGATGATCATACGCGAATTTGAGACGATTTTGGCTTCGCTAAAGGGAAAGGGAGCATATTGCGGCATTGAGTTTAACTACAAAGGGCCGGCTCACCTTTCGATCGGGCAAGAGGCTGCTGCCGTCGGAGCGGCAGCCTCACTCGAGCCGCATGACCATATTTTCGGAAGTCATCGCAGCCATGGCGAGTTCATCGCGAAGGGCCTTTCTGCGATCCGAAAGCTCCCGGATGATGCCTTGCGTCTGATCATGGAGAGCCATGAGCGTGGTACGCTTCTCAGGACCGTGGAGACCTCTCTGCAGGGTCCGAAAACAAGCGAGACCGCGGAGAATTTTCTACTGCTCGGCCTGCTTTCAGAGATCTTCATGCGCTCAACCGGTTTCAACCGAGGCATGGGCGGGTCGATGCATGCCTTCTTCCCGCCTTTTGGGACTTATCCGAACAATGCAATCGTCGGCGCGTCCGCCGGAATAGCCACGGGGGCCGCATTGCGAAAGAAGCTTGCGGGGGCCAGCGGCATCACTGTGGCCAACGCGGGCGATGGCTCTACTGGCTGCGGGCCCGTCTGGGAAGCTATGAATTTCGCCGCTATGGCACAATTCGAGACGCTGTGGGCAGATGCTTTCAAAGGAGGTTTGCCGGTCCTGTTTTTCTTCACCAACAACTTTTATGCGATGGGCGGTCAGACCATCGGTGAAACAATGGGATGGGACCGCCTGTCTCGCATAGGGCTGGCGGTCAACCAGCAAGCCATACACGCGGAAACCGTCGACGGAACAAATCCGCTCGCCGTTGCTGACGCCGTCGCACGCAAGCGCGAGCTTTTGGTTCAAGGCCGCGGGCCCGCCTTGCTGGACGTCGAATGTTACCGCAGCTCGGGTCATTCAACGACAGATATCAACTCATATCGGACGAAGGACGAGATCCAGGCGTGGGAACAGCACGATCCTATCATTCTGTTCTCCAATCGCCTTCAGGAGGCCGGGATTGTGACCGCTGGCCAGGTCGCCGAACTGCGCGAACAGACAACGGATCGCATGCGCTCGATTACTGCGATCGCGGTCGATCCGGCACTTACTCCTCCCGTTGATATTCATGCAGATCCAACGCTGATCGGCAAGCTCATGTTCTCGAACACCAACATAGAGCTGCCCTCGCAAGAAGTTTCGCTCCTCAAGCCTGTCAACGAGGTGAGCCGGATCCGTCAGGACGCGAAGAAAAGTCGATACGGCTTTGCCGAGGACGGAGCCAAGCTGTCACCCATGCGGGCTATCACATTGCGTGACGCGTTGTTCGAGTCCGTCTTGCACCACATGACGCACGACGGCAGCCTTGTCGCCTATGGGGAAGAATGCCGCGAATGGGGTGGCGCATTCGGCGTTTACCGGGGGCTTGCCGAAATCCTACCGCATGATCGGTTGTTCAATTCACCGATCTCCGAGGCTGCGATCGTTGCGACGGCGGTCGGCTTTGCGCTCGAGGGCGGCCGCGCGCTGGTGGAACTGATGTATGGCGACTTTCTAGGCCGGGCGGGCGACGAAGTCTTCAATCAGATGGCAAAATGGCAATCGATGTCCGGAGGTGAGTTGAAGGTTCCCGTCGTTTTGCGTTGCTCGATCGGTTCGAAGTACGGCGCCCAGCATAGTCAAGACTGGACGGCATTATGCGCCCATATTCCAGGCCTCAAAGTTGTATATCCGGCAACGCCGTATGATGCGAAAGGCCTGTTGGCTTCCGCATTGTCAGGCAACGATCCGGTGGTTTTCTTTGAAAGCCAGCGCCTCTACGACACCGTGGAAGAGTTCCGCAATGAAGGCGTACCGACCGGCTACTACCAACTTCCCATTGGTGAACCCGATTGTAAGCGCGCTGGAGAAGACGTCACAATTCTGACGGTGGGACCTTCGCTTTACTCCGCGCTCGCTGCTGCTGAAGAACTCGAAAGCACCTTCGGCATCTCGGTCGAAGTGATTGATGCGCGTTCGCTTGTTCCATTTAACTATGAACCCGTGCTTGCCTCGATAAGGAAAACCGGACGCATCGTACTGGTATCGGAGGCCTCGGAGCGCGGCAGCTTCCTGATGACGCTCGCCGCAAACATTACGCGATTCGGCTATGAAACTCTTCACGCCGCGCCTCGTGTAATCGGCTCTCCGAATTGGATCGTGCCCGGGGCTGAGATGGAATCAACCTACTTTCCCCAGAAAGATGACATCATTGATGTCATCACCAGCGAGTTGTTTCCAGGCCAGCGCAGCAACCGCCGCAGCATACGTGACTGGGACGATCGGGAACTTGCCCGTCTCGGTCTGTGA
- a CDS encoding sugar-binding transcriptional regulator, with amino-acid sequence MTKLTRMPPTSLLDAESLRLKAAFLYYNQKLTQNEVAAKLGVSRSTIVKLLDEALKRGEIQIWVKQAASELELASELEAALNLDEVIVTPPAKDVDGTARAVGQALGQFLSDTIPNNATIGVGWGRTLSAALSSFRPLRREGVKIVSLLGGTVEAQHENPIDFTWQLANQLGAQCFLLMAPLLVDSPDTKERLIEKCGLNRIMKLSADLDIALVSVGDIGTHSTSLSVASLAPEELETLISEGAMCDVLCNFLDRDGRTVDHPVNDRVMSVDLDTVRRARHVVIASGGEQRAAAILAAIRRIGCNTLVTDESAARQMLSLLRGPRVD; translated from the coding sequence ATGACAAAACTGACAAGGATGCCCCCCACCAGCTTGCTGGACGCTGAAAGCCTCAGGTTGAAGGCAGCTTTTCTTTATTACAATCAGAAACTTACCCAAAACGAAGTCGCCGCAAAACTGGGGGTCAGCCGCAGCACAATCGTTAAGCTCCTCGATGAGGCGCTGAAGCGGGGCGAAATCCAGATTTGGGTGAAGCAGGCCGCAAGCGAGTTGGAGCTGGCATCTGAGCTGGAAGCCGCGCTCAATCTCGACGAAGTGATCGTCACGCCGCCGGCGAAGGATGTCGACGGAACGGCCCGGGCCGTTGGGCAAGCGCTGGGTCAGTTTCTTTCCGACACCATTCCCAACAACGCGACGATCGGGGTTGGCTGGGGACGAACACTCAGTGCCGCGCTTTCGAGTTTTCGCCCGCTGCGGCGCGAAGGGGTAAAAATTGTGTCTCTGCTTGGAGGTACAGTGGAAGCCCAGCATGAAAATCCGATCGATTTTACCTGGCAGCTCGCCAATCAACTCGGGGCGCAATGTTTTCTTTTGATGGCGCCGCTGCTGGTTGATTCTCCCGACACCAAAGAACGCCTAATCGAAAAGTGCGGTTTGAATCGGATCATGAAGCTGTCCGCCGATCTGGACATTGCACTGGTGAGCGTCGGCGATATCGGCACCCATTCAACATCGCTGTCGGTCGCATCTCTTGCGCCAGAGGAGTTGGAGACGCTCATCAGCGAGGGAGCAATGTGCGATGTTCTGTGCAATTTTCTCGATCGAGACGGCCGCACGGTGGACCATCCGGTAAACGATCGGGTGATGTCAGTCGATCTCGATACAGTGAGACGCGCACGGCACGTGGTTATCGCATCGGGGGGAGAACAACGAGCCGCCGCAATCTTGGCAGCTATCAGGCGAATAGGCTGCAATACTTTGGTGACTGATGAAAGCGCTGCGCGTCAGATGCTCAGCTTGCTCAGAGGTCCAAGGGTTGATTGA